A stretch of Myxococcus hansupus DNA encodes these proteins:
- a CDS encoding NADP-dependent oxidoreductase, with product MKAVVLKAYGDVDALAVQDMPEPKVGPGEVKVRVTAAGINPVDWKIRRGDMKAWMPVQFPTILGRDVAGEVIEVGSGVTDFKPGDRVMGVVNAGYAEKVVAPVDAWAKVPESIDLKDAAALPLVTLTGVQLIEEAVNPKKGDTVLVIGALGAVGRAAVFAAKARGAKVLAGVRANQKAEAQKLGVDGVFALDAADEFSKLPMLDAVADTVGGQVVARVLEKVKPGGTLGSVLGEPPEAKGRQLTVRAILTHPDSRRLTQLGQAVAKGDLVIPVSKRFPMAQVKEAQKLAEQGGVGKVLLVN from the coding sequence ATGAAAGCCGTCGTGCTCAAGGCCTATGGGGACGTGGATGCGCTCGCCGTTCAGGACATGCCCGAGCCGAAAGTCGGGCCGGGCGAGGTGAAGGTCCGCGTCACCGCCGCCGGCATCAATCCGGTGGATTGGAAGATTCGGCGCGGTGACATGAAGGCGTGGATGCCCGTGCAGTTCCCCACCATCCTGGGTCGGGACGTGGCCGGTGAGGTCATCGAAGTGGGCTCGGGGGTCACCGACTTCAAACCCGGTGACCGCGTCATGGGCGTGGTGAACGCCGGCTACGCGGAGAAGGTCGTCGCGCCCGTGGACGCCTGGGCGAAGGTGCCCGAGTCCATCGACCTCAAGGACGCCGCCGCGCTCCCGCTCGTCACGCTCACAGGCGTGCAATTGATTGAGGAGGCAGTGAATCCCAAGAAGGGAGACACGGTGCTCGTCATCGGCGCGTTGGGCGCGGTGGGCCGCGCCGCCGTCTTCGCCGCGAAGGCGCGGGGCGCGAAGGTGCTGGCCGGCGTGCGCGCCAACCAAAAGGCGGAAGCGCAGAAGCTGGGCGTGGACGGTGTCTTCGCGCTCGACGCCGCGGACGAGTTCTCCAAGCTGCCCATGCTGGACGCGGTGGCGGACACCGTGGGCGGCCAGGTGGTGGCCCGCGTGCTGGAGAAGGTGAAGCCCGGCGGCACCCTGGGCAGCGTCCTGGGTGAGCCTCCCGAGGCCAAGGGCCGCCAGCTCACCGTGCGCGCCATCCTCACGCACCCGGACTCACGCCGCCTGACGCAGCTTGGACAAGCGGTGGCCAAGGGCGACCTGGTCATCCCCGTCAGCAAGCGCTTCCCGATGGCGCAGGTGAAGGAAGCGCAGAAGCTGGCGGAGCAAGGCGGCGTGGGCAAGGTGCTGCTCGTCAACTGA
- the yedA gene encoding drug/metabolite exporter YedA, with translation MPTWPAKCGGCTSRAVLASRAESLPVAQPAPVSLPSGDVLPGGAQRGWLIASLLSLYVIWGSTYLAIRWALEGGLPPFQMSGVRFMLAGALLFAVLWLRGAPVPTARQWGASALVGLLLLGVGNGGLVFAQQSVPSGVAALVVGSLPLWTALFGGLFGQWPGHTERWGLAIGFGGIVLLNLGSDMGGSLLPTLALLVSPMSWALGSVWSRRLPMPHGLMSTAAQMLCGGVVMLGFSLLIGERPTAMPTPRAVLAFFYLVVFGSLVGYSAYGYLLRNARPSLATSYAYVNPVLAVFLGGILAGETMTPTAWLAMGAILGAVVLLTRKK, from the coding sequence ATGCCCACATGGCCGGCGAAATGCGGCGGCTGTACAAGCCGCGCCGTGCTCGCCTCGCGTGCCGAGTCCCTTCCCGTCGCACAGCCAGCCCCCGTCAGTCTGCCCTCCGGAGACGTCCTTCCCGGTGGCGCCCAGCGCGGGTGGCTTATCGCCAGCCTCCTGTCACTTTACGTTATTTGGGGCTCCACGTATCTGGCCATCCGCTGGGCACTGGAAGGTGGCCTGCCGCCCTTCCAGATGTCGGGTGTGCGTTTCATGCTCGCCGGCGCGCTGCTCTTCGCCGTGCTGTGGCTGCGCGGCGCGCCGGTGCCCACGGCCCGTCAGTGGGGCGCCAGCGCCCTGGTCGGCCTGTTGCTGTTGGGCGTGGGCAACGGAGGGCTCGTCTTCGCGCAGCAGTCGGTGCCCTCGGGCGTGGCGGCGCTGGTGGTGGGCAGCCTGCCCCTGTGGACGGCGCTGTTCGGCGGGCTCTTCGGCCAGTGGCCCGGACACACGGAGCGCTGGGGACTGGCGATTGGCTTCGGCGGCATCGTGCTGCTCAACCTGGGCAGTGACATGGGCGGCAGCCTCCTGCCCACGCTGGCGCTGCTGGTGTCGCCCATGAGCTGGGCGCTGGGCTCGGTGTGGAGCCGCCGGCTGCCCATGCCGCACGGGTTGATGTCCACCGCGGCGCAGATGCTGTGCGGTGGCGTCGTCATGCTGGGCTTCAGCCTGCTGATTGGGGAGCGCCCCACGGCCATGCCCACGCCCAGGGCGGTGCTGGCGTTCTTCTACCTGGTCGTCTTCGGCTCGCTGGTGGGCTACAGCGCCTATGGCTACCTGCTGCGCAACGCGCGCCCGTCGCTCGCCACCAGCTACGCGTACGTCAACCCGGTGCTGGCGGTGTTCCTGGGCGGCATCCTGGCCGGAGAGACGATGACGCCCACGGCCTGGCTGGCCATGGGCGCCATCCTGGGCGCGGTGGTGTTGCTGACGCGCAAGAAGTGA
- the hrcA gene encoding heat-inducible transcriptional repressor HrcA: MSEELGEREKEVLRAVVQEYISTGGPVGSQQLTRRSGFEVSSATMRNVLADLEELGFLEKPHTSAGRVPTDLGYRFYVDTLVKLKDPTPRDRELIHAGLAHEADVAEMLGEASRILHSLTRHAGVVVTPRPESAVFRRIEFVRLRENRVLAILVGQSGQVHNKAITVEFPITSDELLKASNYLSELLREVPLEEARERIRAEMDQEQALYNALTAKALKLGAAATDLATTERVLIQGTGSFLEQPEFADVERMRALFKALDEKHKLLSLLDRVKVANEMQIFIGAESDFSAAGDVTVIASPYGNQEQVLGTVGVIGPTRMDYRRVIPLVNFTAQVLSRVLDKV, encoded by the coding sequence ATGTCCGAAGAGCTGGGTGAACGTGAGAAGGAAGTCCTCCGCGCCGTCGTGCAGGAGTACATCTCCACGGGCGGGCCGGTAGGCAGCCAGCAGCTCACGCGCAGGTCGGGGTTCGAGGTGTCCTCCGCCACCATGCGCAACGTGCTGGCGGACCTGGAGGAGCTGGGCTTCCTGGAGAAGCCCCACACCTCGGCCGGGCGCGTCCCCACGGACTTGGGCTACCGCTTCTACGTGGACACGCTGGTGAAGCTGAAGGACCCGACGCCGCGCGACCGGGAGCTCATCCACGCGGGGCTCGCGCACGAGGCGGACGTGGCGGAGATGCTGGGCGAGGCCAGCCGCATCCTCCACTCGCTGACGCGCCACGCGGGCGTCGTGGTGACGCCGCGGCCGGAGTCCGCGGTGTTCCGGCGCATCGAGTTCGTCCGCCTGCGAGAGAACCGGGTGCTCGCCATCCTGGTGGGGCAGAGCGGGCAGGTGCACAACAAGGCGATTACCGTGGAGTTCCCCATCACCTCCGACGAGCTGCTCAAGGCGAGCAACTACCTGTCGGAGCTCTTGCGCGAGGTTCCGCTCGAGGAGGCCCGCGAGCGCATCCGCGCGGAGATGGACCAGGAGCAGGCGCTCTACAACGCGCTGACGGCCAAGGCGCTCAAGCTGGGCGCGGCGGCCACGGACCTGGCCACCACGGAGCGGGTGCTCATCCAGGGCACGGGCTCGTTCCTGGAGCAGCCGGAGTTCGCGGACGTGGAGCGCATGCGCGCGCTCTTCAAGGCGTTGGACGAGAAGCACAAGCTGCTGTCGCTGCTCGACCGGGTGAAGGTGGCCAACGAGATGCAGATTTTCATCGGCGCGGAGAGCGACTTCTCCGCGGCCGGCGACGTCACCGTCATCGCCAGCCCCTACGGCAACCAGGAGCAGGTGCTGGGCACGGTGGGCGTCATCGGCCCCACGCGCATGGACTATCGGCGCGTGATTCCGCTGGTGAACTTCACCGCGCAGGTGCTGTCGCGCGTGCTGGACAAGGTGTAG